CTTGTCTGACAGAATGCACATTTTTCATCAACTTTTGCATTATCATAGGTGTTGCCACATACAGGGCATACCGCATATACGAAAGGCAATTTACTTTGAGTGTGAGCTTTTAAAGCTTCTGATGCAGCAGCATAAAATTCTTGATGTTTTTTTTCTGTGTCAAACGCCCAAGTAAACGATTTTACAGCTTTATCTACTTTTTCTGCTTTGGCTTCTTCCAGGAACTTCGGATACATGGTTGTTGTCTCATAAGTTTCCCCTTTGATTGCTTCCTGAAGATTCTCAGCTGTAGTTTTTACTTCAAACTCAGGTTTAAATGCTTCCATTTTCTCACCCAGTTCTTCTAATACTTTTGTGTGATTGGCTGCATGAATAGATTCGGCCTTTGATGCAGCTTCGAATAGTTTAGCAATCGTATCGTTTCCTTCCTCTTTTGCTTTTTGCGCAAAAGCTGCGTATTTAG
This genomic interval from uncultured Bacteroides sp. contains the following:
- a CDS encoding ferritin family protein, which codes for MKKFLFFAAMGIIALASCTGPKPVKTIENLKAGIKGETTASAKYAAFAQKAKEEGNDTIAKLFEAASKAESIHAANHTKVLEELGEKMEAFKPEFEVKTTAENLQEAIKGETYETTTMYPKFLEEAKAEKVDKAVKSFTWAFDTEKKHQEFYAAASEALKAHTQSKLPFVYAVCPVCGNTYDNAKVDEKCAFCQTSKDKFIII